Genomic window (Pirellulaceae bacterium):
CGAGCCGTCCCCGCTCGTGCAAATCAGCTAACAAGGCACTTGCCGCTCGATCGATGGGAGGCAACAAATCCGACTTCAATCGCACAAAATTATTTCCGTGCGTATCCCAGTGATCACCTTGACCGCTGTTCAGATCACCGGAAGAACAATAAACGGTGATCAAGGGCACACCCGCTTCTGCAAGACGTCGCGCCTGAAGCACACTTTGACCGCAGACATGGTTTCCGTAAGCTTCACGCAACTTATGTGGCTCACGCCGCAAATCAAATGCTTCTTGTACCGTTGGCGACATGAGCATATTGATTGCCTGGGTTCGTTTGTGACTAGTATTTGCGAAATCAGACGGGCTAAAGTAAGTTCCTTCAAGATTCTCCAGAAGCTTGATTCGTGCTCGAAATCGCGATCGGCCAATGCCACCAACAGGTCCTAGATCTACATGCCCCGTTTGTCGCGACAACCCTTTGAATGGTCGTCCTCGCTTGGGGCGAATGAAAACAGGATCAAACGTATCTCCAAGAAACCCACCAAATTGGCCGTTTAACACTCCGCGGTCAGATACAGGGTACGGCATGCTGATCGTCTTTGGCAGCGCCGCAGCAATCTTGTCGTTAACCGCTCTCGGTTCCAACTCAGGTTCTGCCGGTGGTTGTTTGACCTTTCGTTCGAACGCTTCCGGTGGAAGATCACCTTCAATCAGCGAAAGCTTGAGATCTCGGAGGGCCACATCATCGTAAAGAGTTGAGTCAGGACCATTTAACATGGCAAGCGTTAGCCAACGCCGATCCGATTCAATGAACAGATCGATTCCATGAGGTAATTCCATTTGAGCGCGCTGTTCACTCACATCGACAGGCTTTCCGTCAATCCAGACGCCCGCTTGAATCGCGGCGTGAGCCGGCACACTGGGCGCTCCATTCACGCCAACAAATCCTGTCAATTTCCAATGTCCCGTTTGATTCGCGAACTGTTTTCGCCGGACGGCGGTCAAGTCGAATGTGATGAACTTGTTAGCGTGGGCTCCGAAGCCGGGCTGCGGCACGTTCGACTCGCCGGCGCCCGGTAGAAAAAGGTTTCCACCTCTCCCATGGGTATCACTTCCCCAATCACCCGCCGTGCTATCGCCGGCCAGGTACGGACTAAAATCGGCCACTGGGCCATCTAACTGCCGTGTTAAGGGACAACGATCCTGTGATGCCAAGGATATCTTCCCAATCAGTTCAACCGTATCGTTGTTGGTATAGCCATCTTGTCGGTCAAAATTTCCCGTTGAATATCTGCCAGGACCAAGTACGTCGGTACTGAGACTTGTTGATTGGATAATTGGAGCCTTCAGGGGGGGTGAGTCTTCGTGAGGCGTTGGTACCGTCAATTCCCCATCCTGATCGATTGCGTCGTCGACAATCGAGGCGGCACTGCTGCTTGGATTGTTCGAATAATCACGATCAAGTGCCTTGGCCACTTGCGAACCAATGCAAGGCCAATCGTTTCGTGAGGGAAGCTGGACAGGTTCGACTCCAAACACCGTCGGAGGATGCCCGGTAAGACTCCAGTAAGCTGCCTTGCGATGATCAGTCGCCTGATGGTGAACGCTACGCACGAGCGCAAGATGATGCATTTGCTGCGACATCAACGGTAAGTGCTCACAGATGCGCAGACCGTTAACAGAAGTGGAAATCGAATTGAATTCTCCGCGAATGTCTGACGAAGCTTTCGGTTTCATGTCCCAAGTATCAAGATGGCTCATTCCTCCCCACGTAAACAACAAAATAACCGATCGTGCCTTGCCACCTTTTGTTTGAGAATGAGCAAAGGCCCGTTGCAGCGCGCTGTTGAGAGGAAGCCCCACAGCAGATCCAATTCCGAAACGAAGCAGACTGCGTCGCGTTATCTGTGGAAGCTCAAACTGATCAAACATCATCAAGGTCCTAAATCGAGAAGTATTTCATTGGATCCTGTCAATCGAATCAGTAAAGTTATTCTGCTGCCGTGACACGCACTTCTCGCAGTAAGAAATTCGTTTCGGCTGACTGCTTTGAGTGAATGGAAAATCCGACATGGCCAGAAGGGTGAACCACGAATTTATCGATCGCACCGAGGTGATCAGGCTTTTCTTCTTGCATGGAGACGGAGCTTGCTTTGAATCGATTTATCTTGAATCCATTGATCCAAACGGTAATCTCCGGATCAGATCCAACACAACGAACCTTGACTAGATTCCAGTAAGCACCGTCCCATTCATTCAGAAACTCGCTTAGCTTACAGCAGTCCAGTAGCTTGTCTCTGGACAGACCGTCGTAATTCACCCTGCCATCGAATTGAACATGATCATGCGTCGCCGCACCAACACCGCGTTGCTCACGAGATTCGACTACCAGAAAGGGGCGAGAGGCGCCGGTTGCGGACTTTGGAAAACCCACAATGCCTTCGTCGATGTGGTCGAGACTGAGTGCAATTCCGTCGCCCACTTCATCGGCGCGAAGGAGAACACTTGCAGAAATACCCCACGATGAACGGTATTCAAAGCAAAGTTCAAAATCGCTAAAGCTCGACTGACTCATCAACGTCGCCCCAACACGACTCGACGAATTGACAGCCGCGATCGTCTGATCCACGACTTCCCAAGCCGCCGGCGTTTCTGGGGCTGAGGGAGTCATCGACCACCCCGTAAGACTATTGCCATCGAAAAGGGACGTTACCGTCGGCTGCTTCGCAGGCAGTTCGACCTTTTCGACGCGATCAATCCAGACAATCTGACTACCGCGCAGAGCCGCCTCCTCGAGAAAATTATAGACGGCACCTGCTTTGGAGTAATTCCCGCTGATCCGGATCGGTTTGTCATAGATGACTTTCCCATCCACCACCGCTTCCGACTTTTGCAAAGCATCCCAGATGTAATACATGTGGGAGAAGTAATAAAGCCGTTGGTTTGTCCTGAAATGAATCAGCTTGTCACGTCCAACGTAGAGTCGACCTACCTCAGAAAATTCTCTCCCATGAATACCACCGCGCCACACGAGGGGATCGTCGCCCCGCACCTGGATTGAACCAAGAACGCACTCTAAGACTGTGGCCACAAGGAGGTAACGTATCATCTTGGCACTCGGTTAAATGAGAACTTCACTGAGGGGACCTTCCTGGATACCTTGCTCCAATCCGGGAATCTTCAATCCAAAGTGATCCACCGGGCGCCCCGACGCGTACAGCAACGTATTGTGAATCGTATTGACCGTACGGTGGCCTCGGCGATCGACATCCGCATAGGTAAGACATCGCCCCCCCAACTTGATCCGAGGATGACCACCGAGAATGACGTAAGGCCATTCCACACACTTCGTATGATGTTCGTTGGCAGCATCGCTCAAATAAACGATCAGCGTGTTATCAAGCATCGTCCCAGATCCCTCTGGGATAGTTTCCAGCATTTTTAGTGTTCGTGCGATCAGATCAAAGTGAAATGTTCGTATCGTTTGTGAAGCTTCGATTGCGACAGTTTCTTGGTTGTAAAGCGCATGACCGATTGAGTGTTTTTCCAGTCCAACGCCCAATTTATCAAACACAATCGAAAAATCCTGATGGCCAACTCCTGAGGCGATAGTGGCAACATTGGTCAGACCACTGACCAGAGCAGAAGTCGCCATTTCAAAATGACACTCGAGTCGATCAACCGGATTACTCGAAAGATATTTATCCGTCAGTGGTGCCACTCGACCCTTGACCGCCAGATCCAGATCCGCGATGGCGGAATGCCGATGCCCGATTTGCTCATAGGCCGCGAGATAGCGGTCCAACTTCTCCTTCTCCACCGCGCCCAAGCGGTTTTGAACCGTTCGAATATCATCTTTCACATAATCCAATAAACTGGTTTTTACTCCCAGGTTTTTTTGATCGCCGATCGCCGCAAACATGCGTTTATAGGCGGTCACCGGATTACAAATCGTCGCGATTGGACTGTTGGCACCCGAAGCCGAACTGTTGAACACGATATCCAGGTTTGCCCGTTGCGAAATCCCCAACACAATATTCTTAAACAGCGTCGCGTTCTGGCGTCCTAATTCATAATCGACAGTTGGACCCAGAATGTGTTTGCCTTCCCGTGTGTTGAAACACCCCAAAGCTCCAAAATAGGTCGAGTGTCCACCACCACAAATACGGCCAGAGATTCCTTGTAAGATCAACATGCGGTTTACATAATCGGCCACCGGCTGCAGTGATACGGGGAGATGGCTGGGATCGATCTGCTCCTCGACGGTCTGTTTCCTCTCACCGATGGGCGTGAGCGTCAGGTTGGTCGGGTGCACCTGATTGGGCGGGCAACCGTTGCCCTCCAACACGAACAAAAAGCGAGTGGGTTGTCCGTGACCCTCAACCTCGGCATGAAGCCTCCCGATCAACGGATTCAGCAGCACCGATCCGGCAGCTGAGAGACTGACCCCACGTAGAAACTCTTTGCGGGTAAGAAACCCGGGACAACCGGCCTCGCCGTTTTGCTGTTGAAAAGGTTTTTCTTTCATAGCCTTGACTCATTACTGGGAAGGTAAACCCTGACGCTGTATAAACGAATCTGAAACCAGCAATTCTAACAGGGACTCTTTCAGACTGCCCTCGTGTTGGTGATAGGCGACTTCCATATCTCTTAATGTTTGGGCATCACTTAAGGTTTCATTGCGTCCGCAGAAGAAGCGGAAAGTATGTCGCAAGAACACCTGATGCACACGTTTCGAATCGGCCAAGCGCTGCAACAATTCGATCGGATCTTTGACCACTTCGCCATTCAAAACACCTGTCGTGTTCACGGGTTGGTCAAGTTCTTGCGTTCGATGCCGGCCCCACAAATCAAATTGTTCGAAAGGCAATCCCAACGGATCCATTCGTTGATGGCATCCCCAACAGTCATCCTGCCGTACGACCTGCATTTTGCCCCTAAGAGTCAATGTGGGATCTTCGGGAAATCTCGCGTCAACTTCGACCGGCGTATCGGGAATCACCCCCCCCAGAAGCTTCGTCTGGATCCAGCGCCCACGTTGAATGGCGTGATTTTTGGTGTTATCCGAGAATGCAATCAACCAAGCCGGATGACAGAGGATACCGGCTCGTTCCTGCGAAAAGTCTCGCCAGCCGGGATCTTTCCCCAAATCTTCTTTCGCGAGATTGTAACAAGTGTGGTAGAAGAGATGCCCGTTCGTTTCATCTTGAAACCACTTCGGCGCAAAATTCGTATTGAAGGCGCCCCTCACATTGTATTCACTCGATGTTAGCAATTGCTTCAGAACGTCGCGGTCCTGTTCGACAATTCGAGCAACAAATTTTTCGACATCCTCCATCATCCAACCGGGGCGGTAGCGGCGATGATGCTTGTCCTTAAAGACAAAGGCAGCATTCCCGTACTCAAAATACTCTTCCATGAAACGCAGAACCCGTTGATGCGCCGCATTTGTTTGCAAAAACGGCCAAATCACGTCCTTCAACTCAGCCTTGGATTTTCTTTCATAACCTTCCGATGCTCGCACAAGATCTGGAGTCGGACCTGTACGATTAAGGGCAAATCCGACGGCACAAGCGTACTGCAGTGGTGTCAAACCTGCTCGATCGCCTGAGGCAGAAGGCTCGCCACCGATTTCAAACCGAAACAACGACTCGGGTCGTAGGTAGGTGGCCGCAATCATCGCCTGATTGGCCCGCTCGATACTGGCTATTTTTACCAACTTTTTCTGAAGATCCAACAGCGACTTTTTTTCCGTAGCGGTCGCATCTCGGTGATATAGTTTTTGAAAATGCTCGTCGAGAATTTGACTCCACTGAGCATCGCCAGCTGGCAATATCCGATAATCCCGCAAGCTACCCGAGGCAAGCTGTGCCTCAGCGAGTTCTTCTGCAAGGCCGATGAGTAGCTCCGTCTCTGTCAAACCAAAGTCATGGATGTGGGCGTAATCCTTTGCGGTGTGAGCTGGACCTTTGTACGGAAAAGCCGGATGCTTCAGCCCTTTCTGTGGAACCGGAAAAGTCGCGACCGGAATGAACTTGATAACATCTCGCCCCACAATACGATTTACTCGAGCCGAAAACGTCTCTGGACTATATCTCCAAATACGAGCTGCCGCCGCCGGCTGCGACTTGGTCAGCCGAGTTTTAAAGAGACTGTCATGGTCAACATAGTTCCCGTAGCCAGGAAGTAACTTTTTGTCGATCGCAACGGCTCCGCTTGCCTGGATCAGTCCGTCCAGCGAGCCCAGCATCTTGGCGCGCTCAGCAATAGTTGGCCGATCCGCGTCAGCGGGTGGCATCTGCTCCAGGTTGATCTGATCATAAACAGACAACAACAGTTGACGGTCCAGTCGGCTGGGATCCCGCAACAACGACTGCAGGTTAATCTCCCCATTTTGCTCCTGATCATTATGACAGTCGATGCAAAACGTTTGCATAAAAAGCTGCGGAGAGTCTGCCGAAGCGGGTGTTTCCTGGGCCGTTGCGCCCATCGAAAACAACATCACACTGGAAGCGATTACCGTGCTGAAGGTCACTTTCATCATCGAGTACGGTTCCATTTGGCTACAAGTTGCTTAATCAGCCAGCAATTGCTGCACACCATCTTAACTGAAATCGATACCGAATAGAAATTCTAATGATTGAGACAAATACGAGAAAACTCAACGAAATCGAGGCAGATCGTTCGATTGATAGAACACGAGCAACTTAGAACTTCTCGTATGCTGCCACTGCGGGGCAATACGCCCAGACAGCGTTTAACGCCGATCGTCGGTCGGTCGATTTCGCCTGCAAGGCAAAATCCCAGTGACGATCCGTCTTTCAACGTGTGAGCGGCCGTCATT
Coding sequences:
- a CDS encoding DUF1501 domain-containing protein codes for the protein MMFDQFELPQITRRSLLRFGIGSAVGLPLNSALQRAFAHSQTKGGKARSVILLFTWGGMSHLDTWDMKPKASSDIRGEFNSISTSVNGLRICEHLPLMSQQMHHLALVRSVHHQATDHRKAAYWSLTGHPPTVFGVEPVQLPSRNDWPCIGSQVAKALDRDYSNNPSSSAASIVDDAIDQDGELTVPTPHEDSPPLKAPIIQSTSLSTDVLGPGRYSTGNFDRQDGYTNNDTVELIGKISLASQDRCPLTRQLDGPVADFSPYLAGDSTAGDWGSDTHGRGGNLFLPGAGESNVPQPGFGAHANKFITFDLTAVRRKQFANQTGHWKLTGFVGVNGAPSVPAHAAIQAGVWIDGKPVDVSEQRAQMELPHGIDLFIESDRRWLTLAMLNGPDSTLYDDVALRDLKLSLIEGDLPPEAFERKVKQPPAEPELEPRAVNDKIAAALPKTISMPYPVSDRGVLNGQFGGFLGDTFDPVFIRPKRGRPFKGLSRQTGHVDLGPVGGIGRSRFRARIKLLENLEGTYFSPSDFANTSHKRTQAINMLMSPTVQEAFDLRREPHKLREAYGNHVCGQSVLQARRLAEAGVPLITVYCSSGDLNSGQGDHWDTHGNNFVRLKSDLLPPIDRAASALLADLHERGRLDDIMVVMLGEFGRTPKINGSAGRDHFPGCYSMWFAGGGIQGGQVYGSSDANGIEPLDDPCTPEDLHATIFHALGIDPTFTIHDLEDRPLPLSDGTALPLFG
- a CDS encoding DUF1080 domain-containing protein, encoding MIRYLLVATVLECVLGSIQVRGDDPLVWRGGIHGREFSEVGRLYVGRDKLIHFRTNQRLYYFSHMYYIWDALQKSEAVVDGKVIYDKPIRISGNYSKAGAVYNFLEEAALRGSQIVWIDRVEKVELPAKQPTVTSLFDGNSLTGWSMTPSAPETPAAWEVVDQTIAAVNSSSRVGATLMSQSSFSDFELCFEYRSSWGISASVLLRADEVGDGIALSLDHIDEGIVGFPKSATGASRPFLVVESREQRGVGAATHDHVQFDGRVNYDGLSRDKLLDCCKLSEFLNEWDGAYWNLVKVRCVGSDPEITVWINGFKINRFKASSVSMQEEKPDHLGAIDKFVVHPSGHVGFSIHSKQSAETNFLLREVRVTAAE
- a CDS encoding DUF1552 domain-containing protein yields the protein MKEKPFQQQNGEAGCPGFLTRKEFLRGVSLSAAGSVLLNPLIGRLHAEVEGHGQPTRFLFVLEGNGCPPNQVHPTNLTLTPIGERKQTVEEQIDPSHLPVSLQPVADYVNRMLILQGISGRICGGGHSTYFGALGCFNTREGKHILGPTVDYELGRQNATLFKNIVLGISQRANLDIVFNSSASGANSPIATICNPVTAYKRMFAAIGDQKNLGVKTSLLDYVKDDIRTVQNRLGAVEKEKLDRYLAAYEQIGHRHSAIADLDLAVKGRVAPLTDKYLSSNPVDRLECHFEMATSALVSGLTNVATIASGVGHQDFSIVFDKLGVGLEKHSIGHALYNQETVAIEASQTIRTFHFDLIARTLKMLETIPEGSGTMLDNTLIVYLSDAANEHHTKCVEWPYVILGGHPRIKLGGRCLTYADVDRRGHRTVNTIHNTLLYASGRPVDHFGLKIPGLEQGIQEGPLSEVLI
- a CDS encoding DUF1588 domain-containing protein, producing MMKVTFSTVIASSVMLFSMGATAQETPASADSPQLFMQTFCIDCHNDQEQNGEINLQSLLRDPSRLDRQLLLSVYDQINLEQMPPADADRPTIAERAKMLGSLDGLIQASGAVAIDKKLLPGYGNYVDHDSLFKTRLTKSQPAAAARIWRYSPETFSARVNRIVGRDVIKFIPVATFPVPQKGLKHPAFPYKGPAHTAKDYAHIHDFGLTETELLIGLAEELAEAQLASGSLRDYRILPAGDAQWSQILDEHFQKLYHRDATATEKKSLLDLQKKLVKIASIERANQAMIAATYLRPESLFRFEIGGEPSASGDRAGLTPLQYACAVGFALNRTGPTPDLVRASEGYERKSKAELKDVIWPFLQTNAAHQRVLRFMEEYFEYGNAAFVFKDKHHRRYRPGWMMEDVEKFVARIVEQDRDVLKQLLTSSEYNVRGAFNTNFAPKWFQDETNGHLFYHTCYNLAKEDLGKDPGWRDFSQERAGILCHPAWLIAFSDNTKNHAIQRGRWIQTKLLGGVIPDTPVEVDARFPEDPTLTLRGKMQVVRQDDCWGCHQRMDPLGLPFEQFDLWGRHRTQELDQPVNTTGVLNGEVVKDPIELLQRLADSKRVHQVFLRHTFRFFCGRNETLSDAQTLRDMEVAYHQHEGSLKESLLELLVSDSFIQRQGLPSQ